AGGGGTGAAAAGAGCGCGTGTTCGTTGTTTTTTCACCTTTTCACCCGCTCACCCCTTTCTCCTACTTCGGTGGCGGTGCTTGTGCCGGCGCCGGCGGTCCCTGAATGATCCGCAGCAGTGGGTGCTTGGTGGTGAGCAGCAGCACGTCGCGGGTGTCGGAGAGCATTGCTTGGAACGACCGCAGTTGTTCCAGGAACAGGTAGAACTCGCGGTCCTGGGCGTAAGCCGCGGCGCGGATACGGGCAGCTTCCGCGTTAGCTTGGCCCTCGATCACGGTCTTCTGGGCCTTCGCATCGGTCTCGATGATGCGGGCGGCGCGGTCCGCATCGGTGGTGATGTCCGCGGCGCGCTTGCGGCCGTCGCTCTCGTAGTCGGCGACCTTCTTCGCGCGCTCGCTGCGGATGCGTTCCGCGATGCTCCCGCGCACGGTGTCTGGGTAACTGAACCGGCGCACGCGGATGTCGATTACCTGGATGCCGTACTCGCTGAGGGCCTTTGTGCGGATGTCGTCCACCGGGTTCGCGGGGCCGCCGTGCAAGCTTTCGGAGCCGAGCAGCCGCCGGCGCACGCGCTCGTTGCGCTCGTCGATGAGTCGGGAATCGTCGGTGCGGAACGACGATTCGGGCAGAGCAGCGCCCTGCCCGCCGGTGATGGCCGCGAGCGTGGTTTGCGTGTCGGTGACCCCGATCAGGTCTTCGATCGGCATCGTACTGATGACCGCCGCGAGCCGCCCGTTGATGAGCGGCCCGAGGATCTTTTTCGCCTGTTCGGGAGTGCGGACAGTCTTCACGAAGCGGTCCGCGGCCTCGGTGTCGGGGATCTTCCACGTCACGAACGCATCGACCGCGAGTGTCTTGTCGACGGTGCGGGTCGCGGGGTCGCGGGTGAGCGCTTCGACCGCGGGCAGGTCGAACGACTGCACCCGCCGGTCCATGCGCAGCACGGAGTCGATGGGCCACGGAGCTTTGATGTGAAGGCCGGCGTTGGTTCCGCCGTCGTGGATCGCTTCGACGTGGCCGAACCGCGTCACGTACACGAATTCGGCCGCGTCCACCGCGAAGAACGCGGACCGGAGCCACAGCCCCACGAGAAGCAACGTGACAACGATGAGGAAGCGGCGCATAGTTCGTTGGAACTCGGCCCACCAACCTCTCTGTCGAAGAGGGGTTGATGGGGGATGCGATTGAGTGAACCGCCGGCACCAGCGGGCGGGTGTTTCTCCCCTCCTTCTTAAGAGAAGGGGGCCGAGCGGTTAGGGTTCTTCTCCGTTACTTCACCAACCACTCAACGACCTTCGCGGGATCGAGTTTTTCGGACACGCGGGTGAGGTTCTTGGCCGCGCCCGCGGCCTCGTATGCGGCACGCGACACCTGGCCGCTCCCGGTACCTTTGTGGTTGTGAACGAGCACCTCGCCCGGCGCGCACAGCGCGAGGAACGAGCCCAGCCCGCCGTACTTCACGGCGCCGGGGAGCAGCATCGGATCGGCCGTGTCCTTGATGTCCTCGAACTTGAACTGGTTCATATCGGCCGCGGTCTTCGCGACCGCGTCGCCGGCCAGTGCCTTCGCGAGAATCGCGATCGGCCCGAACGAATCCCACCCGACGATGTGAACAGGATTGCCCTTCTCTTCGGTACCACCGAGCACGAAACCGCTCTTCAGGTACGAACGCCGGATGAAGGAGATCGCAGTCAGCGCGTCGTGAACGCGCTGCGCCAAGAGGGTTCGGTTGTAGCCGTAGGTGTAGCCGGCGAACCCCTTGTCTACCGCGAACGGTTTGCCACTCACTTGCTCGCCGGTTCCGAGAACGTCAATCGCCAGAATACCGATGTTCTTATCAAGGATTGCTTGCGCCGTTGGGACTAGTTTCCCCTTCTCGAATAGGCTCGATTTACCCGCCGGATGCAGCCACAGAGCCCACTGATTCGCGCGTTTCTTGGGTTCGGCCACGTAGAAAGGTAACACGTCGCCGTGGCAGTAGTCGGCCTCGTTGGGATGCGAGACGCTCCCTGCGTGAAGCTTTGCCACGAGATCGGCGGTGCTTGATGTGTGGTATGCGTCGTGGCTGCCGACACGAGTGAGTGCGCCACGAACGAACGGGAAGTTGCCCGTCCATTCGCTCAGCATGATGCCTTTGGGCGGGGCGCTGTTCACCATCACTCGCAACGCGGTGCCCACCACGCGGTGGAACTCTTTCAGGCTCTCGGTGTCCTTCGGGGTGAGTTTCGCGATCTGCTCGTCGCTGGCTTTTGCCATCACTTCGCGGAGTGCCTTCGCGCCGAGTTCGTCCTTCGGGCGCGGGTGCTTGTCGTCGTAAACGCTCAAACCCGATGTGGGCACGACCGGTTTGAACGCCGGTTCGGTAACCTTCTCCTCCTTACTCATCAGATAGTTGCGCATCCAGTAGTACATGAACTCGCGCGCGTGAACGTTGTACTGGTGCCCGTAGCGCAGCCACTCTTTTGCGTCCACGCGGGTCGCCGCACCGTACAGCTTGTAAAGCTCTTCCAGTTCGGGGTAACCCTTGCGCACGAAGTCCTTCGTCCAGTCGTTGGCGCAGGAGAATGCTTGCGGCTTCGGCGCGAACAGCCCGGCGATTTCGACGTTGCCCGTATTCACGCGGAGCAGCGAGCAGTTCTCGCACACGCACCCACCCTGCATTCCGGTGCTCACCATCACCGCGGGGAACACCGCCGCGAGCCGGTCGTCAATAGCCGCGAGCATGAACGTCTGCGTGCCGCCGCCGCTCGCGCCGGTCATTCCCAGGCGCTTGGTGTCCACGTCGGGCAACCCGGCGAGGAAATCGAGCGCGCGAACGCTGTTCCAGGTTTGGAGTCCCATCGCGCTTTGCAGGCGCAGCTCGCCGTCGGCGTCCGCGAAGCCCTTACCGTGCGGGATCGCGGTGCTGTCGGCCACGCCCACCATGTCGTAGTGGAACACCACGAATCCGAGCTTCGCCAGTGTCGCCGGCAGCGCTTGCAGGAAGTACCGGCCGCGGTCCATGTCCGGTTCACCACCGCCGTCGACATTAGTTTTGCCGGCCTTTTCGCCCGCGTCGTGGAGGCGCCCGTTTTCCCAGTGGCCGTGCGCGAACAGAACCCCCGGGAATTTCACGGGTTTGCTGGCGTCGGGACCGACCGGTCGGTACAGGTTGCCGGACACGTAGTGGCCCGGGGTGCTGGCGAAGTAGACCTTCTCGATCGTGTAGTCGCCCTTATCGATCTTGCCGTGAACGGTCGCGTTGAGCGGAGTCTTCTCCGGCAGCGGCCAGAGCCCTGTGGCGACGAGTAATTGCTCGCGGAGCTGCTTCCGGCGCGCTTCCCACGCCTCTTTCGTTTTCGGCACGATGAAGGGGAAGTAGTCGTTGAGTGTCTTCGGCGCCCCGAGGCGCGCGTCGGTCGGTTTCTTGCCGTCGCTGAATACCTTCGTGGGGTCTTCGGTGTCGGCGGCGAATACGAATTGAAGGAAGGGGTGGGACGACAGGAGTCCCGCGGCGGGGAGGGCGAGTGCTTCGCGGCGTGAGAGCATGGGTAACTCCGGATGAGGTGAGCCGACATTAAGGGATGGGGCGCGCCGCGTCAACGATCCGCCGCTCAGAGGTCCGCACGCGGCCGGCGGGTGACCTTGCCAAAACGTAGGTGCGGTCGTTAATATGCCTATCTTCGGCACGGCACGTTATTTTCGCCGGTTCTCGCGCGATCTGCCGACGCGCGGCAAGGTCCGGCTAGTGAGTGGGGTCGCACCGCTTCTTTCCTTCGTGGACACTCGGCCGAGTGCCGGGCGGGACGCTTGTTCCGCTGAGCACGGTCGGAGGAGCGGCGATCAGTGGGGGCCAGACGTGACGGAATCTCTCATCGATCTGCGGGCGCTTCTCGTCGAGCGCGAAGACTTTGAAGGCGGGATGGTCGGGCGGCTGCGTGAGGGGTTGGCCCAGGGCGGGCCACAGGTTCGTGCCCTCAAAGACATCATCGACACGCTCACGAAGCGGCTCGCGGTCGCGGCCCCGCCTCAACAAAAGAAGATCCACCTCAAACTCGGTGTCGCCAACTACTTCCTCGGGCACGTCCGCGTCGCGGTGGACAACCTGCTGAAGGCGGAAGGCCCGTTGGCCGCGTTCTTCCTCGGGCAGGCCCACGTGACGCTCGGTCAGTCGCGCCAGTACGCGGAAGACGGGGCCGACACGACCGACCACTACGACGCGGCCGTCAAAGCCTTTGAACGGGCGGAAAAGTCGGGCTACGCGCCGCAATCGGTGCAGCTCCAGCGCGCCGGCGTGCTCCGATTGCAGGGGCATCTCGGTGAATCGAAGACCATCCTCGCCAAGCTCAAGGACGCGGCCGCCCACAACGCGGAATACTACTACCAGGAAGGCGCACTCGCGGAGGCCGAGGGCGATATTCCCCGGGCCGCGAAGTACTTCGAGCGCGCCGTTGAACTCGAACCCCGTCACTCGGCCGCCCTCTTCCGCCTGGGCTTCCTGAACGACCAGCAGGGGAACGACTACGAAGCTATCGGGTACTACGAGCGGTGCCTGAAATACCCGCCGGTGGGGAAGGGCGTCCTGTACAACCTCGGCGTGCTGTACGAAGACAACGATATGTACGACAAGGCCGCGGACTGCTACCGCCGGCTCGCGAAGGCCGACCCGCGCGACGAGCGCGCCAAGTTGTTCGTGAAGGACTCCGAAGCATCGCTCTCGATGCACTACGATCCGGAAGACGAGCAACTCAGCCAGGCCAACCGCGTCGTGCTCGAAATCCCGATCACCGACTTCGAGCTGTCGGTCCGCAGCCGCAACTGCCTCAAGCGGATGAACATCCGCACGCTCGGCGACCTCACGCGCGTCACCGAGTCGCAACTGCTCGCGAGCAAGAACTTCGGCGAAACGTCGCTCGAAGAAATCAAGATCATCATGAACGCGAAGCAGCTGCGCATCGGGCAGTCGCTCGACCAGGGGCAACAGTACGAGTTCCGCTACCGCCCGCAGCAGAACCTCAGCCCGGAAGAACAGGCCACGCTCAACAAGCCGGTGAGCGACCTGAACCTCTCCGTTCGTGCGCGCAAGTGCATGAATCGTCTAAACATCGGCACGCTCGGCGAACTCGTCCAGCGAACCGCCGACGAACTGCTCGAAGCCAAGAACTTCGGTCAGACCTCGCTCACGGAGGTCCGCGAACGCCTCGGTCAGTTCAATCTCAAACTCCGTGGAGACTGAGCCTTCGGGCAATCCTCGGTCGTGAGGTCGAGGATTCATTTCGCGACTGTTCGTCACTCCAAGTGCGACCTCGTCGCTTCTCGTAGCGAGTTTCCTGCCCCGGCCGTAAGGCCGGGGTTTGTTGTCTATGCACTTCACTCTTCACGCCACTGACGGGGCCGCCCGCGCCGGTACGTTCACCACGCCGCACGGTGAGGTGCCGACGCCCGCGTTCATGCCGGTTGGTACGCAGGCCACGGTCAAAGGGTTGACGCCGGAGATGGTCCGCGCCGCCGGCGCGCACATCATTCTCGGGAACACGTACCACCTCGCGCTTCGCCCCGGCGACGAGATCGTTCGCGACTTCGGCGGGCTGCACAAGTTCATGCACTGGGACGGCCCGATCCTCACGGACTCGGGCGGCTTCCAGGTGTTCAGCCTCGCCGGGCAGGTGAAAATCACTGACCACGGCGCGAAGTTCAAAAGCCACATTGACGGTTCTCCGCTCGAACTGACGCCCGAACGCGCCGTCGAGATCCAGCAGAATCTCGGTTCCGATATCGCGATGGTACTCGACGAGTGCCCGCCAGCGACTTCTGAGTCGGCGAAGATGCGCGCCGCCGTCCTCCGCACTATTCGCTGGGCGGAACGCTGCAAAAAGCACCATTCCCGGCCCGGTCAGGCGCAGTTCGCCATCGTGCAGGGCGGGCTGAACCTCGATCTGCGTGCGGAATGTGCCCGCGAACTCGTCGCAATGGACTTCCCCGGGTACGCGCTGGGTGGGTTTAGCGTTGGAGAAGCGCCGGAGGCCATGCACGCGGCTCTGCCCGCGTGCGCCGCGTGCTTGCCCGAGCACAAACCGCGGTACCTCATGGGTGTGGGGCGCCCGCAGGACTTGCTCGCCGGGGTCGCGTCCGGGATCGACATGTTCGATTGCGTGATGCCCACCCGCAACGGCCGGAACGCCCTCGCGTTCACGAGCGACGGACCGATCCGCTTGCGGAACGCGAAACACCGGCGAGATCCGGCCCCCGTCGCGTCCGATTGCGCGTGCTACTGCTGCGAGAACTACTCGCGGGGCTACCTGCACCACCTGTTCGCAGCCGACGAGATGTTGGGGCCGACGCTGCTGAGTCTGCACAACATCGCGTTCTACCTGCGGTTGATGGCGGACGCCCGGCACGCCATCACCGAGGGGCGGTTCGCGGCCTTCCGTGCCGGTTGCCTTGCCCGCTGGAACGCCGATTCCTAAATTGATCGTTCCGATTGTAGCGACCGAGCGCCGTTTCAGCGTAAAAGCTGAATCTCGCTCCGGTGTTTTGCGATCACGGATACGGTGCCGAGTCAGGAACGCAGGGTGACAATGAGCTTGCTCTTATTATTCGCGCAAGAAGGGCAACAACAGCCGCCGGGCGCGCTGCCCGGTGGCCCGATGGCGCCGTTGTTCATCCTCGGGTTGGTGGTGCTGTTCCTGCTCGTGGTCGTCTTCCCGGCCCAGCGCCGGCAGAAGAAGGACCAGGAACAGGTGATCGCGTCGATCAAGCGCGGGACCAAAGTGCTGACCAACGCGGGTATCGTCGCCACCGTCGTTTCGGCGAAGGACGGCGAGGACGAGATCGTGATCCGCTCCGAGGACACGAAGCTGCGGATCAAGCGCAACGTGGTCGTCCAGGTGCTCGGCTCGGACGACGCGGAAGCGGCCAAACAGTAATCGCGGGCAACAGTCACACAGGACGCCGACGTGCGGCGCGCTCCCAAGACGGGGGCCGCCGGACCGTCTCAGGAATGGTTCACACGCCATGCAACGGAACTTCATCCGCGGCCTTTTGATCTGCCTGGTGCCGTGTCTCGTGGCGGCGGTGTTCGCCGTTCAGCCCCAGAAGTACCGGCTCGGCATCGACCTCGCCGGCGGTACCATTCTGGTGTACGAGATCAACCTCGAGCGCACGGCGGCGCGCAAAGCGGCCCTCGGCGACAGCAGCGGGCAGAGCGACCCGCGTGCGCCCGGTGCGAGTGCTCCCCAGGAGCTCTCGACCGAGGAAATGAACAACCTCGCCGCGCAGATCAAGCGCCGGATCGATCCCACCGACATCAAGAACGTGACCGTGCGCCCGCTCGGTCGCACCCGCCTCGAAATCATCCTGCCCACCGGGGGCGCGTCGAGCGGCCGGGCGAACCTCTCGAAGGAAGACATCGAAGAGGTGAAGCGGCTCATCTCGCAGATGGGCGTGCTCGAGTTCCGCATCCTCGCGAACGGCGTGGACGACCAGGCCGGCATCCTGGCCGCGCGCCAGTTGCTCGAAGCGAAATCGCCGGCCGACCTCGAAGGTCTCGCGCGCCGCGGGGACGTGCCGCCGGCACCCGTGGAGACGTTCAACGTCGACATCGGCGACAGCAAGGCGACCGTTCGCTACGTGTGGTCGGAAGTGGGACCAGAAGAACGCAAGAGCCTGGGCCTGAGCAACGAACAAGAAGGCGACCCGCGCTGGGGCGTCCTCGCCGCCCAGCGCGACAAGCCGGTCCCGGTCCGCGACGGTTCCCCGGTCGACTACGTCAACTGCAACATGCTCATCTTCAGCCGCAAGGTGACCAGCACCGAGCGGCTCGCCAAAGAGGAAATGGACGAGAAACGGCTCCGCGCGGAGAATCCGGACAAGAGCGAAGACGAAGTCAAGGCGATGGTGAACCGGAAGAAGTACGAGTACTTCATCCTCACCCGCGTGTCGCCCGAGGACTCGCTCCGCGTCGGTGGCGAAATCACCATCAGCGCGAACTCCACGAAGGACCGGTCGGAGAACCCGGCCGTCGGGTTCACGTTCAACTCGGCCGGCGGGCGCCAGTTCGGTAAGATCACGCGCCGCAACAAGCCGACCGGCGGTACCCACCGTAACCTCGCGATTCTGCTCGACGACCGGATCGTCTCGGCCCCCACGCTCCAGAGCGAGATCACCGATCAGGGCCAGATCACTGGCAAGTTCGACCGCAAGTCGGTGGACCGGCTGGTTCACATCCTGCGGAGCGGGGCGCTCTCGGCCGAACTCCGCGAGAAGCCGGTCAGCGAAAACACCATCGGGCCGACCCTCGGGGCCGACACGATTTTCCGCGGGACGACGGCCATCGGGTTCGCGTTCGTCGCGGTGCTCGTGTTCATGGTCGTCTACTACCGGTTCGCCGGGATGGTGGCGTGCGTCGCGCTGTTCGCCAACTTGCTCCTGACGATCGGCTTCATGGTCGCGGTGAACGCCGCGTTCACGCTGCCGGGGCTGGCCGGGCTGGTGCTCACGCTCGGTATGGCGGTCGACGCGAACGTGCTGATCTACGAGCGGCTCCGCGAGGAGCGGAACAAGGGCGCGAACATCGCGACCGCGCTCCGCAACGGCTACGAGCGGGCGTTCCTCACAATCATCGACACCCACTTGACGAGTATCTTCACCGCGATCGTGCTGTACTCCGCGGGCAACGACCAGCTCAAGGGGTTCGCCATCAGTCTCTCGGTCGGGCTCATCATCAGCCTCTTCACCTCGCTGTACATGACGCGGCTGATGTTCGACTTCTGGCTGCACAAGCGGTGGCTGACCGAACTGAAGATGATGCGGCTGTTCGAGCGGCCCAACTTCAACCCGATGCGGTACCGCCGGATCTTCTTCTCGATCACCGGCGTGCTGACCGTCGCGGGACTGGCGCTGTTCCTCCACCGCGGTGAAGACGGGCTGAACGTGGACTTCCGCGGCGGGACCGTGTTCGCCGGTAAATTGAAGACCGGCGAAGAGCGCGGTCTCACGAAGACGTCGGACGATAAGCCCGGGTTCCGCGAACTGCTGAGCGAAGAATCTCAGAAGGCCAACCTCGCGGTGAAGCCCGGTGACGACGCGATCGTCTGGGAAAACAAACCGAGCGGTGACGAAGCGGTGAACGTGTGGATTTACACGGTCACCTACACGGACGGTACCGAGCACACCGTGACGCTGACGGCGAAGCCGGCCGGTAACACGGAAGCCGAGATGCGGGAGGACGTTCGGGCTCGCGTCAGCAGCCTGCCCGACGTGTCCGTGGAGCAGATGTTCCTCACCGGTGAGGACTACGGCAGCGGTAAGAGCCGGTACTTCACGGTCCGGACGACGGAAAAGCAGCGACAGATCGTGCAGTTGACGCTCGACCGGCTCCTGCGCGCCAAGGACGTGTCCATCATGGACGGCGCGACCATGTCGTACCCGGAGGAAGAGGTCGAACTGGAAATCGAGAAGGACGGGAAGAAGGTCAAGGAGAAGCAGCGTGTCCCGGTGGTTGCTAACGGGGTGATTACTCTCACGTTCGATAAGCCAACCTCGCGGAACTTCACGCAGGAACTGTTCGATATCGAGTTCCGCAAGCAGTCGAGTGACCGCACCGACACGTTCACCCTGACCGGTGTCGGTGAGCCGGTCGAGGGCCGGTACACGCAGATGAAGCTAGACGTGTCGAAGAACCCGGCACTCTCGCTGTTGGCCGCTCCCGTGGCTCCCGAAACCGCCGCGAAGCGCGGAACCCAGCTCCTGTCACTCAAGAAGGTTCTGGCCGGTGCGAAGCGGGCGTTCGACAGCACTCCGGAACCGGAGCGGCTGGAAGTGTTCGACAGCCAGCTCGCATCCGATACCCGTGAGAAGGCACTCATCGCGATCACCCTGAGCTGGATCGCGATCCTCCTGTATCTCTGGTTCCGGTTCGGGAACTGGACGTTCGGTCTCGCGGCCGTCATCTGCCTCGTTCACGACCTGTGCTTCACGATCGGGGCGATCGCAGCGTGCCACTACCTGCACCTGATCCCCGGGCTCGGGTTCCTCGGGATCGAGGACTTCAAGATCGACCTCA
This region of Gemmata massiliana genomic DNA includes:
- the hflC gene encoding protease modulator HflC; protein product: MRRFLIVVTLLLVGLWLRSAFFAVDAAEFVYVTRFGHVEAIHDGGTNAGLHIKAPWPIDSVLRMDRRVQSFDLPAVEALTRDPATRTVDKTLAVDAFVTWKIPDTEAADRFVKTVRTPEQAKKILGPLINGRLAAVISTMPIEDLIGVTDTQTTLAAITGGQGAALPESSFRTDDSRLIDERNERVRRRLLGSESLHGGPANPVDDIRTKALSEYGIQVIDIRVRRFSYPDTVRGSIAERIRSERAKKVADYESDGRKRAADITTDADRAARIIETDAKAQKTVIEGQANAEAARIRAAAYAQDREFYLFLEQLRSFQAMLSDTRDVLLLTTKHPLLRIIQGPPAPAQAPPPK
- a CDS encoding dienelactone hydrolase family protein; the encoded protein is MLSRREALALPAAGLLSSHPFLQFVFAADTEDPTKVFSDGKKPTDARLGAPKTLNDYFPFIVPKTKEAWEARRKQLREQLLVATGLWPLPEKTPLNATVHGKIDKGDYTIEKVYFASTPGHYVSGNLYRPVGPDASKPVKFPGVLFAHGHWENGRLHDAGEKAGKTNVDGGGEPDMDRGRYFLQALPATLAKLGFVVFHYDMVGVADSTAIPHGKGFADADGELRLQSAMGLQTWNSVRALDFLAGLPDVDTKRLGMTGASGGGTQTFMLAAIDDRLAAVFPAVMVSTGMQGGCVCENCSLLRVNTGNVEIAGLFAPKPQAFSCANDWTKDFVRKGYPELEELYKLYGAATRVDAKEWLRYGHQYNVHAREFMYYWMRNYLMSKEEKVTEPAFKPVVPTSGLSVYDDKHPRPKDELGAKALREVMAKASDEQIAKLTPKDTESLKEFHRVVGTALRVMVNSAPPKGIMLSEWTGNFPFVRGALTRVGSHDAYHTSSTADLVAKLHAGSVSHPNEADYCHGDVLPFYVAEPKKRANQWALWLHPAGKSSLFEKGKLVPTAQAILDKNIGILAIDVLGTGEQVSGKPFAVDKGFAGYTYGYNRTLLAQRVHDALTAISFIRRSYLKSGFVLGGTEEKGNPVHIVGWDSFGPIAILAKALAGDAVAKTAADMNQFKFEDIKDTADPMLLPGAVKYGGLGSFLALCAPGEVLVHNHKGTGSGQVSRAAYEAAGAAKNLTRVSEKLDPAKVVEWLVK
- a CDS encoding DNA-directed RNA polymerase subunit alpha C-terminal domain-containing protein — protein: MTESLIDLRALLVEREDFEGGMVGRLREGLAQGGPQVRALKDIIDTLTKRLAVAAPPQQKKIHLKLGVANYFLGHVRVAVDNLLKAEGPLAAFFLGQAHVTLGQSRQYAEDGADTTDHYDAAVKAFERAEKSGYAPQSVQLQRAGVLRLQGHLGESKTILAKLKDAAAHNAEYYYQEGALAEAEGDIPRAAKYFERAVELEPRHSAALFRLGFLNDQQGNDYEAIGYYERCLKYPPVGKGVLYNLGVLYEDNDMYDKAADCYRRLAKADPRDERAKLFVKDSEASLSMHYDPEDEQLSQANRVVLEIPITDFELSVRSRNCLKRMNIRTLGDLTRVTESQLLASKNFGETSLEEIKIIMNAKQLRIGQSLDQGQQYEFRYRPQQNLSPEEQATLNKPVSDLNLSVRARKCMNRLNIGTLGELVQRTADELLEAKNFGQTSLTEVRERLGQFNLKLRGD
- the tgt gene encoding tRNA guanosine(34) transglycosylase Tgt, with product MHFTLHATDGAARAGTFTTPHGEVPTPAFMPVGTQATVKGLTPEMVRAAGAHIILGNTYHLALRPGDEIVRDFGGLHKFMHWDGPILTDSGGFQVFSLAGQVKITDHGAKFKSHIDGSPLELTPERAVEIQQNLGSDIAMVLDECPPATSESAKMRAAVLRTIRWAERCKKHHSRPGQAQFAIVQGGLNLDLRAECARELVAMDFPGYALGGFSVGEAPEAMHAALPACAACLPEHKPRYLMGVGRPQDLLAGVASGIDMFDCVMPTRNGRNALAFTSDGPIRLRNAKHRRDPAPVASDCACYCCENYSRGYLHHLFAADEMLGPTLLSLHNIAFYLRLMADARHAITEGRFAAFRAGCLARWNADS
- the yajC gene encoding preprotein translocase subunit YajC encodes the protein MSLLLLFAQEGQQQPPGALPGGPMAPLFILGLVVLFLLVVVFPAQRRQKKDQEQVIASIKRGTKVLTNAGIVATVVSAKDGEDEIVIRSEDTKLRIKRNVVVQVLGSDDAEAAKQ
- the secD gene encoding protein translocase subunit SecD, which translates into the protein MQRNFIRGLLICLVPCLVAAVFAVQPQKYRLGIDLAGGTILVYEINLERTAARKAALGDSSGQSDPRAPGASAPQELSTEEMNNLAAQIKRRIDPTDIKNVTVRPLGRTRLEIILPTGGASSGRANLSKEDIEEVKRLISQMGVLEFRILANGVDDQAGILAARQLLEAKSPADLEGLARRGDVPPAPVETFNVDIGDSKATVRYVWSEVGPEERKSLGLSNEQEGDPRWGVLAAQRDKPVPVRDGSPVDYVNCNMLIFSRKVTSTERLAKEEMDEKRLRAENPDKSEDEVKAMVNRKKYEYFILTRVSPEDSLRVGGEITISANSTKDRSENPAVGFTFNSAGGRQFGKITRRNKPTGGTHRNLAILLDDRIVSAPTLQSEITDQGQITGKFDRKSVDRLVHILRSGALSAELREKPVSENTIGPTLGADTIFRGTTAIGFAFVAVLVFMVVYYRFAGMVACVALFANLLLTIGFMVAVNAAFTLPGLAGLVLTLGMAVDANVLIYERLREERNKGANIATALRNGYERAFLTIIDTHLTSIFTAIVLYSAGNDQLKGFAISLSVGLIISLFTSLYMTRLMFDFWLHKRWLTELKMMRLFERPNFNPMRYRRIFFSITGVLTVAGLALFLHRGEDGLNVDFRGGTVFAGKLKTGEERGLTKTSDDKPGFRELLSEESQKANLAVKPGDDAIVWENKPSGDEAVNVWIYTVTYTDGTEHTVTLTAKPAGNTEAEMREDVRARVSSLPDVSVEQMFLTGEDYGSGKSRYFTVRTTEKQRQIVQLTLDRLLRAKDVSIMDGATMSYPEEEVELEIEKDGKKVKEKQRVPVVANGVITLTFDKPTSRNFTQELFDIEFRKQSSDRTDTFTLTGVGEPVEGRYTQMKLDVSKNPALSLLAAPVAPETAAKRGTQLLSLKKVLAGAKRAFDSTPEPERLEVFDSQLASDTREKALIAITLSWIAILLYLWFRFGNWTFGLAAVICLVHDLCFTIGAIAACHYLHLIPGLGFLGIEDFKIDLTTVAALLTLVGYSVNEIIVNFARIREVRGKNPTLTPQMINDSVNQTLSRTILTSMTVFLASMVLYIFGGEGVHLFAFVMVMGVLVSTYSSIFVASPLLLFLGEGRDGTGAAPEETPEEKEEGAEEEVVEG